In Streptomyces liangshanensis, the DNA window CACCCGGTGACCCTGCGCACGCCCGCCGGGGAGCGCCCGAAGGCAGGCCCGGTCGCGGTCGCCGTCATACACGACGGCCACCTGACCCGCCTGGAAGGCCCCGCCCACGAACCCTCCCCCACAGAACGCCTCACGGACGCGGTCACGGCAAACGGCCAGATCAGACGGGTACGGCGGGTACTGGGCCGAGCGACGCGACGCTCGGGCTGACGGACGCGGAGCGCCCAGAACGGCGTGGGACCGGCCACCGGCCCACGCCCCGCTCGCGCCTCACATCCCGTTGTAATAGTCCCTATGGCACACTGGATGCCATGAAGCAGACCCGCGCCGGAGGCACCGAGAACATCTCCGTGTCCATGCCCACCGACCTCGTCACGGAGCTCCGCTCGCGAGCCGGCCGGCGCGGTGTGTCCAGCTACATCACCGAGGCGGTCCGACACCAGCTCGCCATGGACGGCCTCGCGGAGATCGTTGCCTCGCACGAGGCCGATCACGGTCCGCTGACGGAGCAAGAGGTCGAAGAAGCCCGTCGCGAGTTGTTCGGAGAGGACATCCCTCAGGACACCGGACGGGACGCCGCGTGAAGGAGCAGCCCCCTCGTTCCCTGGTGCTCGACTGCCAGGCGCTCTCCCTGCTTCTCCGTGACGACCGCAAGATGGCGGCTCGCATCGAAGCCTCCCGGCAGGCCGGGGTTCCCGTGCTCGTGTCCGTGCTGACCATTGTCGAAGCGGTGCAGGGGAAGACGGACCTGGCGCGGTTGCACTGGGTCCTGTCCCGGCTGCGGGTGGAGCCGGTGAGCCAGGAGGACGCCCTGACCGCTGTAGCGCTGCTCCGGGACGCAGGCGGGTTGCACGGACACAAGTACGCCGTCGACGCTCTCGTAGCCGCACTGGCGCTTCGCGCGCCCGCCCCTGCTGTTGTACTGACCTCCGACCGCGACGACTGGTCGAAGCTCTGCGGGAACCGCGTGCTCATCAGAGAGGCGTGACCTCCGCGGAACGTGACCGGGCCTGGTCACAGCAGGGGGTCGATCTCGCTCGCGTTCATACCCCCCTCACCCCCCGACGCCGTCCCATCGCCCTCGCGCTCGCGGCGTCCCGGCAGGACAATGGCGTTCCATCGCCATGTTGAGGGGGACGCACATGCGGGAGAGTCACCGGGCCGAGGCCGAGCGGCTGTTGGTGCGGGCCGTGGAGGAGGAGGTGCGGCGGTCCGGGGGGCGGGTGGACGCCGGTGCGTTGCTGGGGCGGGGGCGGGACGCGCTCGACTCGTTGGCCGCCGGGGCGGAGGAGGAGTACGCCGCGTACGTACGGGCCCTCGACGCGGAGCGGCAGGGGCGGCCCGAGTTGTCGGCGCGGTTCAGCCGGCAGGCGCTCGGAACTCCCGCGCTGATCACGGCCGTTGCCGCGGCCGCCGCCATCGGCGCGGACGTCGCGCTCGGCACCGCCGCCGCCACCGCGCTCAGCGCCGGCGCGGTCGTCGCCGTCGCGGGGGCCGCCACCACCGTCGCCCGCGTCACCGCCTCCCACTGGCCGGCCGCGCACCGGCAGGCCGCCGCGGCCGGGCAGCCCGGCGGCGCCGAGCAACTGCGGCTCCAGTGGCTCACGGCGCTGGAGGTACGGGCCATCCGGCCGTTCCTCGACCAGCAGCGCGTCCTGACCTCCGCCACCCGGAGCACCACGAAGAAGCCCGCCGTCGCGCCCTCGCTGCGCGGCGGGGACCGCAGCGCGGCCGCCCGGCGCCGCAGCGTGCTGGAGCAGTCCTTCGGCCATCTCCCCCAGCCGGAGGGGCCGTTCGCCGGGCGTCGCGCCCACATGGCGCAGATCGCGCAGTGGGTGCACGCGGCCCGCGTGTCCACGGAGACGAAGCCGACCGTCGTCGTGCTCCACGGCGAACCGGGCTCCGGGCGCACCGCCCTCGCCGTACGGGCCGCGCACCAGCTCAAGGACCAGTTCCGCGGCGCGTGTGTCGTCGACCTGCGCGACGGCAGCGGCACCGGCGGCGCGAGCGAGGCGCCCCTGCCCACCCGCGACGCCCTGCTCCACCTGCTCAACCGCCTCGGCGCGCCCCGCGAGCAACTGCTGTTCCGCGAGCGGTCCTCCGCCGAGCAACAGGTCAGGAGGCTGGCCGAGTTGTACCACCAGCACCTCACCGGCCTCCCCGTCACCGTCGTGCTCGACGACGCCTCCGACCCCGAGCAGATACGCACCCTCGTACCCGAACGGTCCGACAGCCTGGTGCTGGTGACGGCACGTCAGCCGATCGAGCTGCCCGCCGACGTGCCCGCCTGGGTGCACCAGTTGCCCGTCGAGGCGCTGGACACCGTCGGCGCCGAGGAGCTGCTGCGCGAAGCCGCCGCGCACTCCGCCGAGTCGGCGGCCGCGCCCTACGACAGCCAGTCCACCGACCTGGTACGGGAGTTGTGCGGCGGCCTGCCCCTCGCCCTGCGCATCGCGGGGTCCTCGCTCGGCGCCCGCAGCACCCAGCAGCTCGCCGCCGAACTCTCCGTCGCCGGACGCGGGGTCGGGGCCGTCGAACGCGCCCTGTGGCTGCGCTACAACGACCAGAACGAGCAGACCCGCACCCTCCTGCGCCGCCTCGCCCTCGCGGGCCGCGCCTCCCTCGGCGCCGCCGCCGCGGCGGCCCTGCTGGGGACGGACGAGCAGGAGGCGGGTCAGCGGCTCGTCGCGCTGTCCCGGGCCGGGCTGATCGACCACGTCCGGTCCGGCCGCTACCGGCTGCACGACGCCGTGCGGATCTTCGCGTACGCCCGCCTCCTCGACGAGGAGGAGGCCTCGGACCGTACCGCCGCGCAGGAACGGCTCATCAGGAACTACGGCCAACTCGCCGCCTCCGTGATCCGGCTGGTCGACGGCAAGACGTCCACCCGGGCCGACCTGTTCAGGACCGCCGCCGGCGCCCACGGGTTCACCTCCCTAGACGCCGCGTTGCGCTGGCTGGACGACGAGTCGAGCTTCATCACCGCGACGCTCCGCCACGCCGAGGGCGTCGACCAGGGGGCCGTACTGAACCTGCTCGGCGCGCTCTGCGACTACTGCCTGCTGCGCGGCGACCTCTACCGCCTCGGCGAGATCAGCGAGTTGACCCAGGCCGTCGACCAAGGGCTGCTGGTCCGCTCGGTCCAGTGGCGTACGGGCATCGCCGCCCGCCAGCTCGGCGAGCTGGACAAGGCCCGTACGACGCTGACCTCGGTGGTCGACCTCTACCGGGAGGCGCAGCACGAGTCGGGGGCCGCCCTCGCGCTCTGCTCCCTCGGCATCACCCTCCACCACCAAGGCAACCTCACCGAGGCGTCGGCGAAGCTGCGCGAGGCGCTGGACCTCCAGTCGGCGAAGGAGCTGGCGGGCGACCGCGCCTGGACGCTCCACGCGCTGGCCGCCGTCGAACGCGACCGCGCCAACCTCGCCGAGGCCCTCACCCTCCTCTCCACCGCGCTGGTGCTCCACCGCGAGAACGAGTCCGTGCACGGCGAGGCCTGGTCGCACTTCCAGCTCGGGCAGGTGTGCCTGCGCATGGGTGACGTGCCGCGCGCCGAGTCCGAACTGCGCACCGCCTCCGACCTGTACGGCCGCACCCAGGACCGCCGCGGCGAGGCCTGGGCGCTCACGCAGCTGGCGAGGGCCAAGCTGGTGGACGGCGAACCCGCCCCGGCGGCCGGGCAGTTGCGCGAGGCGCTCGCCCGCCACCGCGAGAACGAGGACGCGCGCGGCGAGGCCTGGACGCTGTACTACCTCGGCCAGGCGCTGGAGGAGAGCGGCGAACCGGGGCAGGCCGTGCGGGAGTTGGAGCGGGCGCGCACGATGTTCTCCCGCATGCGGGACGTGTACGGGCTGGCCTGCGCCCGTCACCACTCGGGCCGGGTCACTCGCGACCAGCAGGCGGATCGGACGGGGAATCTGCGCAACTCGGGGTTCGCCCGCCAGTTGCTGGTCGACGCCCGCGCCGACTTCCGCCGCATCGGCGTCGCGCACGGCGAGGCGTGGACCTGCCTGGAGCTGGCCGTCATCGACGCGGGCAACAACCGCGCCGCCCAGGCCCTCCAGTTGTGCGACGAGGCGACGGCGCTCTTCACGTCGTACGACGACCGGCGCGGCGCGGACTGGTCACGCTTCCTGCGCTGCACACTGCTGCCCTACGCGTCGGCGGGGGGCGT includes these proteins:
- a CDS encoding tetratricopeptide repeat protein, whose translation is MRESHRAEAERLLVRAVEEEVRRSGGRVDAGALLGRGRDALDSLAAGAEEEYAAYVRALDAERQGRPELSARFSRQALGTPALITAVAAAAAIGADVALGTAAATALSAGAVVAVAGAATTVARVTASHWPAAHRQAAAAGQPGGAEQLRLQWLTALEVRAIRPFLDQQRVLTSATRSTTKKPAVAPSLRGGDRSAAARRRSVLEQSFGHLPQPEGPFAGRRAHMAQIAQWVHAARVSTETKPTVVVLHGEPGSGRTALAVRAAHQLKDQFRGACVVDLRDGSGTGGASEAPLPTRDALLHLLNRLGAPREQLLFRERSSAEQQVRRLAELYHQHLTGLPVTVVLDDASDPEQIRTLVPERSDSLVLVTARQPIELPADVPAWVHQLPVEALDTVGAEELLREAAAHSAESAAAPYDSQSTDLVRELCGGLPLALRIAGSSLGARSTQQLAAELSVAGRGVGAVERALWLRYNDQNEQTRTLLRRLALAGRASLGAAAAAALLGTDEQEAGQRLVALSRAGLIDHVRSGRYRLHDAVRIFAYARLLDEEEASDRTAAQERLIRNYGQLAASVIRLVDGKTSTRADLFRTAAGAHGFTSLDAALRWLDDESSFITATLRHAEGVDQGAVLNLLGALCDYCLLRGDLYRLGEISELTQAVDQGLLVRSVQWRTGIAARQLGELDKARTTLTSVVDLYREAQHESGAALALCSLGITLHHQGNLTEASAKLREALDLQSAKELAGDRAWTLHALAAVERDRANLAEALTLLSTALVLHRENESVHGEAWSHFQLGQVCLRMGDVPRAESELRTASDLYGRTQDRRGEAWALTQLARAKLVDGEPAPAAGQLREALARHRENEDARGEAWTLYYLGQALEESGEPGQAVRELERARTMFSRMRDVYGLACARHHSGRVTRDQQADRTGNLRNSGFARQLLVDARADFRRIGVAHGEAWTCLELAVIDAGNNRAAQALQLCDEATALFTSYDDRRGADWSRFLRCTLLPYASAGGVEVGSVVAEQELAELAAARHPTRDGKLEDCAEAFAVVLDRGITLEAGWQAWRLGMIPNRHAREVMGVPVETAHP
- a CDS encoding PIN domain-containing protein; this encodes MKEQPPRSLVLDCQALSLLLRDDRKMAARIEASRQAGVPVLVSVLTIVEAVQGKTDLARLHWVLSRLRVEPVSQEDALTAVALLRDAGGLHGHKYAVDALVAALALRAPAPAVVLTSDRDDWSKLCGNRVLIREA